The following proteins are encoded in a genomic region of Fusarium oxysporum f. sp. lycopersici 4287 chromosome 1, whole genome shotgun sequence:
- a CDS encoding 40S ribosomal protein S11 — translation MATELTVQSERAFQKQPHIFQNSKTKTKSTRPGKGGRRWYKDVGLGFRTPKAAIEGSYIDKKCPFTGLVSIRGRILTGTVVSTKMHRTIIIRREYLHFIPKYSRYEKRHKNVAAHVSPAFRVEEGDQVTVGQCRPLSKTVRFNVLRVLPRTGKAVKKFSKF, via the exons GGCGACCGAGTTGACCGTCCAGTCGGAGCGTGCTTTCCAGAAGCAGCCTCACATCTTCCAGAACTcgaagaccaagaccaagagcaCCCGACCGGGCAAGGGTGGCCGACGATGGTACAAGGACGTCGGTCTGGGTTTCCGAACCCCTAAGGCCGCCATTGAGGGCAGCTACATTG ACAAGAAGTGCCCTTTCACCGGTCTCGTCTCTATCCGTGGCCGTATCCTGACCGGTACCGTCGTTTCCACCAAGATGCACcgcaccatcatcatccgacGAGAGTATCTCCATTTTATCCCCAAGTACTCTCGTTACGAGAAGCGACACAAGAACGTTGCCGCCCACGTCTCCCCCGCTTTCCGTGTTGAGGAGGGTGACCAGGTCACCGTTGGCCAGTGCCGACCCCTCAGCAAGACT GTCCGCTTCAACGTCCTGCGTGTCCTGCCCCGAACTGGCAAGGCTGTTAAGAAGTTCTCTAAGTTTTAA